The Clostridium sp. DL-VIII DNA window TATTAAATTATCATCATTATCACATAAAATTACCATAGTTTTAACATTTTCATTTTTTGAATATGATGAATTTAATACCTTTATAAGACAATTACTATTTTCATTGCCTTGCATATTAAATTCATTTTGAAAGCTATTATAGCCTCCAATATAAATACTATTTGTGTTCTCTTTTTTGGCAAAATCACTGTATTTTAATATACTTATTTTATTTTTATATGTATCATTTAACTTTTCTAAATATGAATTTAAAATAAATGCTGCACTTAACTCTCCATCACTATAATTATCAGGGATTATAATTGATAAATCATCTGAATCATAAGTGTTATCTTGATTTTTTAAAAATGGATATGGAAAATTAGATATTTTATTATCAGAAATAATATTATTAAATGTTGCTTTTACATTGCTGCTCTTTTTTATTACAAACCAATTAGCAAGATTAACATCATCTTTACAAGCTTCATCGGAAGGCCTTAAATATGTCTCTACTTTTAACTCATTTGAGCCGCTTTTTAAAATATTATCAGGTATAGAAACATTTATTTTTTGTTCTTCTGAATCATTTTTATATATTATTTTTTGCGAATAAAAAGGTGTTCCATTAACTGATAATTTTATGTATGCTTCTTGATCTGCAACAATTAATTGATTTATGCCAAAATTAATTTCTGCCGTTACTTTTGTATTTTTCCACCACTCATCTATATCAAAATAAGTACTATGGCTTGAAAATGCTCCGCTAAAAACTACATCATTATTAAAATTATAAGTCTTACTGCTTGCATTCTGCTCCGCTATATTGTTTCCTTTGGGTGCTGCTGAAACTCCTACTATTATATTTAAAGAAAAGACTATTACTAAGAGTAAAATATTCATAGTATTTATAATAATTTTTTTCACTGTATTCCCCCCTATGAAAATCTTTCTGTCTTATACCATTTTGTTTCTCTTCTAAAAACAATATCCCTCAAATAATTATAAAATCCAGCTACAGATACTATAGCCCACATTTTGCAATAAGTGAAATAGCTTAATAGTATAATTAACACGTTCTTAAAATTTAATTCTCCCTTTTCGGTCGAAATTGCTACCATTACAGATAAGATAAAAACCAATAATGCCATAAGCCATAAAATTGCTTGATATCCTCCAATATGTATTTGAACTAAATTCATTCCACCAAGTATAAATATAGTATCTGATATTACGCTTGCAGATAAAAAGAAAAAATAAACTAAAGTGTAATATAATATATCAAATCGCGTAACGTCAGCTTTTCCACTGAATAAATATTTCAAATTTTTTATTACTACATATATATTTCCTTTTACCCATCTGTTTCTCTGCCTGAACCATACTTTAACCGTTTGAGGTTCCTGTTCATAAGTTACGGCAAGAGGCATAAATTTTATTTTATACCCCATTCTATAAATTCTAAAGCTCACCTCTGTATCTTCTGTTATAGCCTTAGTATCCCAGCCACCCATTTCTTCCATTATTTCTCTTCTTACAACAAAATTAGTTCCTGGGATGGTGCATAATTTAAGCAAATTCCATCTTCCTGCCTGCGCCATCCACTGATATGTAAGAGTTTCTATATTGATAAAATTAGTTAACAAATTTCTTTCTTTATTTCTGCATCTAAATTTTCCAATTACTGCTCCGAGGCCTTTATCCTTCATTAAAGTTTGTACTAGATATTTTAAGGCTTTCTTATCTGGAGTGTTATCTGCATCATACACAGCTAACACTCTACCTTTACTTTTTCCAAGTCCAATATTTAAGGCATTAGATTTTCCTTTTCCTCCAACTATATTATCAGTGTTTATTACTATTAAATTTCTTTCTTTATGAACCTTTTGCATCTCCTGTAAAATTTCTGCTGAATTATCACTGGAATTATCATTGACTACTATTATTTCATATTTATCCTTTGGATAATCTAATTCTAATAATGAAATCACCGTCTTTCTAATAACCACGCCTTCATTATGAGCTGGAACTAATATGGATACAAAAGGATATTCCTCCAATTGTTCATCCATTTTTTCTTTGTTTATTTTCGAATAATACACATATCCAGATATGACTAATACTACATTCATAAATACTGTTATCCATATTATTATTAAAGAATACATAACTAAATAATCTACAATACTCATATCTTTTATTTAAAAAACCTTTTCCTTTCGATTTTTCTGCTGAATAACAATATTATTAAAAATATTAATATTGCTACTATGCTTAATATTTCTAAACTCTTATTAGACGATGTCAAATCCTTTTTAACTGTATTTTCTTCTTTGTTTTCTCCTTTATTAAATGCACTTTCATATTCTTCTGCATTAATAAATCTAACTTGAGTTACATCTTTATCATTAAAATAAATTCCTTTTGAATTGCTTTTTACTTCATTAGTAAATTTCATATAAGAGCTTAATTTATAATTTGTAGTAAGAACAATTTCTTTACTAAGAATTTTATCTACATTGTTTTTAAATTCCTCAAAGGAACAGTCACTCTCTACACACAATGCGCTTTTCTCTGATATATTAGCTTGATTATTCTTAATATAGTCGTCCAAACTGATTTTTTGAATAATATTATTATAAGATTTATTATTATAACTATTTAAATTAAAATTAGTATTATCATCAGAATTCAAAAACAAAGTATCTGTACAGTTTAGGACGTTTTTTAAATCTTCATTATAAAGTAATGACTCATCAATACTCATACCTACTGGATACACCCAATAATTAGTGTAATTATCAAAAGCCGCTTTAATCTTATTATTAATTAGCTGCTCATCTATTGTTTCACCATTTGCACCTTTATTGTTTATTATGGGGAACTTCAATATTACTTTTCCTCCACTTGCTTGTGCATATCTTAAACATTCTGCAAATCTTCCCATTGCTTTTAAATCTTCGTTTATAAATACTGGTGATGCTTCTATAAAAAACTTAATTCCATTGTTTTTCAAATAATCTACTTCATCTATTAAATTGTATAAATCATTAAAAGGTGTAACATCATCAAGATAGAAATAAATTTCACTTTTTGCTTGTGAGCTCTCATTATTAGTTTCCAAAGCATTGATTCTGGTACCTTCAATCAAAAAATTTATAGTAATAAAACAAATGAAAATTATTATTGTCTTACATATAATGCTTTTATTCTTGTATATCATATTCTAATTCCTTTTCAGCCAATTTAATAAATTCCAAAGGATCATTTATCGAATTGTCAAAAGTATAGCTTCCTATTTGAATATCTACTCTCACATTTTTATAAAAAGATTCTTTTGAAAAATCAAATTTACTGACATTTTCTTTAAATCTTTCCTTTACAACCTTAGCTCCATCTATGTCAGTAATTGTTAGGAATCCAAATGTTCTATAATCTATTAAATATTTTATATCTTCTTCCCTTAAAGACTTTTCAAAAACTTCACTTGCTTGAATTAATAAAGCTTTATACTCTTCTTTTCCTAAAATGCTTTTAAGTTTTTCTGCAAATTTAATCCTTACAACAAATAGAGTCACAGGTACCTTATGCCTTATACTCATTTTCATATAAATTGGTAGTTCAATTAAAAGAGCTCTCTGATTTCTTATATTTGTATCTTCATCAATCATGACTAATTTAGAATTTTCATTGAGTAAACTTTCATTTTCTTTCTGCAATATAACAATATTTCTAGATACTAATGACACCAAAACTGCTGTAATTGGAAGTAAAATAATCCAATAATATGTACTAATATCAACACTTACATTGTTACTAAAATAAAAATATAATTTATAACTCATATAACCAAAATCGGTTACTAATGTAACCACTAATGCTAATGTAATATTGCTATAGTAACTTATGAGTGCTATCATCATAACAAATTCAATCATCAGGTAATTTTCAAAAGAATCATCAAGACCTAACGCCTTAATACTTAAACATAAAGCAAAAAAATATGCTATAAGCAATGTCATTAGTATATCAATTTTTTTCCGCGTGTTTGTTTGTTCCACTCTTTTCTCTCCCTTCTATTAATTAAGTGCTTTTTTCTTTAGCTGTCTATTTTGTAATTTTGTACTTATAAGATATATTAAAATTAAATCAAAACTCATATTATACATAAATACGTGCTTAGCTAAATCTGCATCGCCTGCGCCTACCACTGATATGACTATTTGAGATAGGCCAACTAAAAATATATAAAAATAAGCTTCTTCTTTAAAAATAATATTATAATCCTTATTCTTATATCCCTTTATATATCTGCGGATAGTTCCATATATATATATTATTAGTGCAATAAATGAAAATAATAAATTTGAACTAAACACTTTCTGCTTTACAGTACTATACAAAGCAAAAAAATAAGATTTTGCGCCAAATTCTCTATTTGCACTTTTTTCATAATTCCCCATAGCATTAGGTCTTATTGAATATGCATTATCAAAAGATATCTTTAATACTTTAAAAAATGCTCTTGGATGGGTAGCATAATAAGATATTATTTTAGTTGTAGTAAATTTTTTATAATAATCTTCTATGAGCTTATTATCATATAAATCTACTAGTGTTACATTATCATAAAAGGTTGTGTCTTTTAATAACGAATACTGTTCATTTAAATTAAAATACCTCATAACTTCATCTGGATTATCTTCATATAACAAAATTCCTCTATTCATAGAATGATATAAATTTATATATTCAAAATCTCCACTTACTGTCCTGTAAAATAATATTGAACTTATAACAAATCCAATTGATAAAGCTGCAGCCAGCCCCTTAAATACTTTTTCTTTTCTTTTTAATCCCATTCTTAATAGTACAATTGCAATTAAAATTCCAACTGGTGCAAGCTGCTGCTTAGCTCCAAAGAATATGAAAGAAGAAATTGCAAATAATAGGATATTTAGTTTATTGAATTTATTAAACTCTATCATATTTAATAAGATCCCTATGCTTAATAAAAAGAAACTTATGTTTACTGCTTCTCCATAAAAGGAATTATAATAAGCTAAATATCCTGTATCGCAAAATATTGAAATCGTTATTAAAGTAATTATCATCTTATATTTCTCATCAGCAATTCCATTTATTAATACTTTTACAATTAAATAAATGCCTACAGCTTCTGCAAGTAAAAATATCCATGACATAAACCTTATATCAAAAATATAATTTTTATTAAATATTTGATTTATATAAATCCCAGCTTTAATAAATATACCTTGAGTTGATGTATAAATTTTTTCATTATCGTTATTATATCTGTATATACCATAATTTTTATAGAAATAACCATTATATAAATCTTTATCATTAGGATTTAATTCATATACTCCATTAGAACTTATTACTCTATAAAAGTCTCCATTATCTGCCATACCAATAATCGGATTACCAAATAAAGTAATAGAGCCTATAATAATAACTAATAAAAATGCTGCTACAGGATAATTTATATTTTTCATATTTTTTTTCTTTAAAATATACTGCATTTTTCTCTTATCATCCCTTTTTCATGTGCTAAAACATATCAAATAAATTAGTAATGCACTTCTCATCTTTTAATTTTCACTTTATCTTAGATATTTAGTATTAATTTCTATTAAATGCTTCTAATATATTATTCCTCTTCTTTTACAAAAAAATTTAACTTATATATTTTTAATATTATTCTATCCTATCCCTTCTATATTACAATATATTTTTTCATAGAAATTAGCTTTTTATTTAAATTTTTCACAAAAGCTAATTTTTCTAAGTATATTTATTTCATTTTTACCATATTTTTGACAAAAAGCTCTATAAACTTGCATTTAATAGAGCTTCCATACCTATCTTTTATTAATGATATAACATTTTAGACATTATTCGCGTGATAATAATACTATTATTTACTCTTAAGCTAGATAATAATCATAGCTACAATTGTCGTTACTACTAAACCTATAATAACTGGTTTAAGATTCTTCTTTGCAAGTTCAAATGCATCTACACCGCAAATAGCTGCTACTGGTATTATTGCCCAAGGTATTATAGTTCCTCCACCTACCCATATTCCAGCTATCTGTCCTAGAGCTGTTAATGTTGCTACTCCGCCTCCTAATGCAGTAGAAAAGATTTTAGAAATGGAGCCTACAAGAGATATTCCAGAAAAGCCTGATCCATCAAGACCTGTTATTGCACCAACTATTGTTACTGTACCAGCTGAAATTGTAGAATTTATTGGTACAGTATTTGAAAGTGCAACTCCTAAATCATTAACTATCCCATTTGAATTCTCCGGAAGTATCTTTCCAAAAATATCAATAAAAGCTGAATCTCCTAAATAAAAAAAAGCCGCTATAGGTATAACAATTCCAAATATCTTAAAACCAAATTGAAGTCCTTTAACGAAATTATCTGTAATTTTTTCTAAAGAATTTTTCTTATATGTTATTATTGAAATTAAACTCAATATAAAGATAGCAGTACCACCAATAAGAGCTGTAGCATCTCCTCCCTGTAATTTACAAAAATACATTATAACAATGTCCACTGCAAAAAGTATTAAAATCAGCAAAGCTAAAAGTCTCTTAATTTTCTTTGAAGAAAGATACTGTACATCTGATGATCCATCACTTATTTCCTCAAATTTGTACTCACTAGATAGCTTACCTGATTTTATATCTTTTCTAAGAAGATAAAATGCTACAGTTGTTGTCACCACTCCCATTGTGATTACAAGAGGAACACTAGCAGATAACACATCTGAAACTGGTATACCTGCTGCATCTGCAGTAAGTTTTGGTGCTGCTTGAATGATATAATCACTAGATAAAGCTATTCCATGTCCAAATAAATTCATTGAAATAGCCACTCCCATAGCCGGTAATCCTGCTTTTTTAGCTATTGGTAAAAATAATGCTCCAATTAGTGCCACTGCTGGTGATGGCCAGAAGAACCACGATAGAATCATCATGACTATCCCAATAACCCAATATGCAATCCAATAACTTTTTATGACTTTCTTAAACGGAGATACCATCTCATCATTTATTCCAGAATCCATCAAAGTATTACTCATAGCAGTTATTATAGATATTATAAATATTGTAGGCATAAGCTCTTTTGTAGCATAAACAAAACTATTAAATACTCCCATTACAGATTTATATATTGATTCAGTTCCTGCTAATCCCAAAGTAAAGATCCCCAATATACACAATAAAGATATATCCTTCTTCTTAATCATAGCTAATATAATTAGGATAATAAAGGCAAGGTAAATATAGTGCAATGATGTTAGTGTTAAATTAATCATATATTTCTCCTGCTAAAAAATTATTCTAATGTAATTTATGTGAAAATCATATGCTTGGTTCCTTTATATTCATCAATTATCAACAAATATTTTCTATCAATCACACATTTACTATTAGTATTCTCATATAATTTTTATAACTTCTATGATTTATTACGACAAAATACGTTTATCTTTTTATAAAGTCAATATCACTTCCATTAGTTATACATTTTTGAGCACAAAAAGAATATTTTAAAGAATTTAATCCTATATATGAATATTTATTTTTAATGTATAATTTTGTCTCTTTAGAGAGAAAAGTATTTATCTAATTTTAATATTATAGGAATATATAGTTGTAGTAACTAAACAACTACTTAATAATATTAAAGTAAAGGAAGGATAAAAAATGTCAAAAGTTTTATTTTTAAACATATTAGGGCATGGACATATCAACCCTACTATAGGTATAGTTAAAGAATTAATAAATAGAGGTGATGAGGTTACTTATCTTGCTGGCGAGGAATTTAGAGATAAAATTGAAAAAACAGGTGCTAAATTTAAAGGTCATAAGAACTTATTAAATGCAAATTTTCTTGGAGGAAACTCAAATTTTGAAAACAATCAGGGATTATTAGATGGAATGAGCACTCTTAAAGAGATAATTGAAATCATATTTAATTCAAAAGAAAAATTTGACTATATTATCTATGATTCATCATTTATGCTAGGTCAAGAAATAGGAAGAGTATTAAAAATCCCAACAATTTGTTCCAATACCACATTTGCAGTAAATGAAAAAATATTAGAATTGCAAGCTGATAAGTTTAAATCACAACTAGAAGAAATAAAACCAAAAATAGCAACAATTTTAAGCAGTTCGTTTTTCATGGGTTTCATAAAAGAATTAAAGGAAAAGTATGATATAAACTTTCCTGTTATGCTTGAACAATTCGCTGGAAAAGGAATGATGAATATCGTATATACATCTAAATTTTTCCAGCCATACGGTGAAAGTTTTGATGAAAGTTATAAATTTATCGGGCCATCAATAGCTGATAGAGAAGAAAATATACATATTGATTTAGATAACGAAGATAAGAAAATCATTTACATATCTCTAGGTACCGTATTTAATGACTTAATTGAATTTTATGAGGACTGTTTTAAAGCTTTTAAAGATGTAGATGCCAAAGTCGTCATGTCTGTAGGTAAAAAAATTAATATTAATATGTTCAAAGAAATACCATCAAATTTTATTGTGCGTAATTACGTTTCTCAACTTGAGGTACTAAAACATACAGACGTATTTATTACTCATGGTGGAATGAATAGCGCAAGTGAAGGATTATATTATGATGTTCCATTAATACTTATTCCTCAATCTGTCGATCAACCTTATATAGCTAATAGAGTCGTAGAATTAGGTGCCGGAATTGCCCTTGATAACAATAAAATCACTCCTGAAATATTAAAAGAATCTGTAGTTAAAGTTCTTTCAGATGATAATTTCAAAATAAACAGTAGAAAAGTCGGAAAATCCTTAAGAGAAGCTGGTGGATATAAGAAAGGTGTTGCTGAAATAATCGATTTTACAAGTTCTATTTCGCAATTAGTATAGTACATTTATTTATAAGTTTTGAGCCAATGCTTATTAATTAGCATTGGCTTATTTACATCATATTATTATAGATACTTAATCATATACAAATACTGCTTCTATTTCTGCAGTTATTTTATTCTCTCCTATTTCTATAGGCGTAGCTTCGCTTGCAGCTTTAAAGGTCATTGCTTGAAATGGAGCTATCTCTCCCCCTCTAAACTGTTCTTTTATTTGTATTGGAGTAATATTTAATTTTGCATTAAGCTTATCTGCCATAATAACAGCTTTATTCTGGGCATCCACAATAGCTTTAGTCAATGCTTGATAATAATACCTTCTATTATCTAAAACTCTAAAAGTCACACCACTTACAGTATTAGCACCATTTTTTACAGCAGTATCAATTATTTCGCCCGCTGAAGCAATATCTGTAATTATAATTTTTAAGTTATTACTTACTTCATAATCTCTAAAAACCTGTTTTCCATTTATATAATCGTAATTAGGCCTGATATTATAACTGGATGTTTGTATATTCTTCTGCTCTACACGGGCATCTATTAAACTCTTTATAACCTGAGTAGTTATCCTGGCATTTTCCATTTGAGCTGCTTCTAATTGCACATTTTCTGTTGTCACACCAACTATCACTTCTGCCATATCTGGTCTTACACTTATGTTTCCTTCTCCAAAAACATTAAATCTATTCATAATCTCGGGCTTATTATTATCATCTAAATTATAATTATAGTAATCTTTTTGCTCATACATAGTTTGATCCCTTCAAAAAATTAACTATTTTATAATATGATCTTTTTCTTTCAATTGCCTCTTCAACTAATTAATACATCTTTATTTTTTTATATTATCCTTTTAAAGTACATATATCCACTTGCAGTTATATTATACAGTTAGAAAACTCCTTGCATTGATGTATAATAGTTTTATCTAATTTAAGGCACAATCAAGTAAATAACAAGTCCATGTGCCTAATATATTATTTTACAAAATGTGCTAATAGTTATAAACAAGCACATTGCAAGGAGTGAAAATTAGTATGAAAAGATCTAAAAAATTATTTATTTTTTTAATAGGAATATTATTAGCTGCTACTGCTGCATTAGCAATTTATAAGCATTTTAATGAAAATTCATTAAGCAAAGTACC harbors:
- a CDS encoding diguanylate cyclase — protein: MEQTNTRKKIDILMTLLIAYFFALCLSIKALGLDDSFENYLMIEFVMMIALISYYSNITLALVVTLVTDFGYMSYKLYFYFSNNVSVDISTYYWIILLPITAVLVSLVSRNIVILQKENESLLNENSKLVMIDEDTNIRNQRALLIELPIYMKMSIRHKVPVTLFVVRIKFAEKLKSILGKEEYKALLIQASEVFEKSLREEDIKYLIDYRTFGFLTITDIDGAKVVKERFKENVSKFDFSKESFYKNVRVDIQIGSYTFDNSINDPLEFIKLAEKELEYDIQE
- a CDS encoding DUF2334 domain-containing protein, yielding METNNESSQAKSEIYFYLDDVTPFNDLYNLIDEVDYLKNNGIKFFIEASPVFINEDLKAMGRFAECLRYAQASGGKVILKFPIINNKGANGETIDEQLINNKIKAAFDNYTNYWVYPVGMSIDESLLYNEDLKNVLNCTDTLFLNSDDNTNFNLNSYNNKSYNNIIQKISLDDYIKNNQANISEKSALCVESDCSFEEFKNNVDKILSKEIVLTTNYKLSSYMKFTNEVKSNSKGIYFNDKDVTQVRFINAEEYESAFNKGENKEENTVKKDLTSSNKSLEILSIVAILIFLIILLFSRKIERKRFFK
- a CDS encoding SIMPL domain-containing protein (The SIMPL domain is named for its presence in mouse protein SIMPL (signalling molecule that associates with mouse pelle-like kinase). Bacterial member BP26, from Brucella, was shown to assemble into a channel-like structure, while YggE from E. coli has been associated with resistance to oxidative stress.) — encoded protein: MYEQKDYYNYNLDDNNKPEIMNRFNVFGEGNISVRPDMAEVIVGVTTENVQLEAAQMENARITTQVIKSLIDARVEQKNIQTSSYNIRPNYDYINGKQVFRDYEVSNNLKIIITDIASAGEIIDTAVKNGANTVSGVTFRVLDNRRYYYQALTKAIVDAQNKAVIMADKLNAKLNITPIQIKEQFRGGEIAPFQAMTFKAASEATPIEIGENKITAEIEAVFVYD
- a CDS encoding glycosyltransferase, giving the protein MSIVDYLVMYSLIIIWITVFMNVVLVISGYVYYSKINKEKMDEQLEEYPFVSILVPAHNEGVVIRKTVISLLELDYPKDKYEIIVVNDNSSDNSAEILQEMQKVHKERNLIVINTDNIVGGKGKSNALNIGLGKSKGRVLAVYDADNTPDKKALKYLVQTLMKDKGLGAVIGKFRCRNKERNLLTNFINIETLTYQWMAQAGRWNLLKLCTIPGTNFVVRREIMEEMGGWDTKAITEDTEVSFRIYRMGYKIKFMPLAVTYEQEPQTVKVWFRQRNRWVKGNIYVVIKNLKYLFSGKADVTRFDILYYTLVYFFFLSASVISDTIFILGGMNLVQIHIGGYQAILWLMALLVFILSVMVAISTEKGELNFKNVLIILLSYFTYCKMWAIVSVAGFYNYLRDIVFRRETKWYKTERFS
- a CDS encoding macrolide family glycosyltransferase, yielding MSKVLFLNILGHGHINPTIGIVKELINRGDEVTYLAGEEFRDKIEKTGAKFKGHKNLLNANFLGGNSNFENNQGLLDGMSTLKEIIEIIFNSKEKFDYIIYDSSFMLGQEIGRVLKIPTICSNTTFAVNEKILELQADKFKSQLEEIKPKIATILSSSFFMGFIKELKEKYDINFPVMLEQFAGKGMMNIVYTSKFFQPYGESFDESYKFIGPSIADREENIHIDLDNEDKKIIYISLGTVFNDLIEFYEDCFKAFKDVDAKVVMSVGKKININMFKEIPSNFIVRNYVSQLEVLKHTDVFITHGGMNSASEGLYYDVPLILIPQSVDQPYIANRVVELGAGIALDNNKITPEILKESVVKVLSDDNFKINSRKVGKSLREAGGYKKGVAEIIDFTSSISQLV